In the genome of Siniperca chuatsi isolate FFG_IHB_CAS linkage group LG14, ASM2008510v1, whole genome shotgun sequence, the window ATGGGTTAATTAGGAGGTGGAGCATTTGCAGCCCTCCAGATGGTAGTAAGCCCTCCTTCACCACGGGTCTCCAGGGACCTCCTCTCAAAGAGAAAGCCTGTCCTGTTTAGTATTCAGCCCCTCGCCGTCGATCCAGGAGCTGCATTTATGACCCTGTAGTCAACAATGTGGGATTATGGGAAGTGTGGGGAAACGCCTCCTCTTCAGCTCTGCTCGACTGAGAAAGGCTTACTCAAGATCTTTTTCTTAACCCCTGATCTGATTAAAGGAGGAACATGACACCCCCTTCCCCCTCTACAACCCACATCAAATCCAAAAAAGATGCAAAATGTTGCCTATAATAGCAACTTTTTCTTACATCATCTCATACCTTTTGTTGTCCTCTCTAAACAGTTTAAACATGTTATCTCTATGCATGCAGGAAGCCATCTTGCCTTGTTTTGATTGAAGAACTGTCAGCAGCACCCCTAAGTGTCTGTATTCATACAGGACATGTTTATTGTCACACCACTTAATGCACAAATTAAGACTTTGTACAAGTGAGAACAGAATGAATATTTCAGATGTTTAACaaacagtataaatacaaaaagtgtaattgtagaaaaacagcagctaaaacaaaataaagtgaTAACTGTGCTTGACCAGTATTGCAGATGGTATATTTTAAGCACATTtgacaacatgaaaatgatcatttatACAAATATGTGCAATACAAGCTAGTTTAGTGCAAACTCATTACATTACAAATTTTGATGTGAACCATGTAGTGAAATATTCTCCATACTCAGTGGGTATTTCTAATATTCTGAATGTAGTTTGGTACATTTTCTCTCCAGTATTATCACGTTTCATGCTTCTGTGAACATTTTTTGTCTCAGCTAAAGACAAAATGTAGCTTAAAACTTTCAAGACAGAAACTGctgacttttaaaatgtgtaacaaGTCATACCTATTtattctttaatgataaaatattcattacatatttatattctCTGTATTTGACATTCCAGTATGCAACTACtctatcattttatatataattataatataatctGTACTTCATTAATTGTCTAATGTGCAAAGATGTGCAATGTTTGGTGAGAACTAATGTGTGAATGGTGCAACAGCGCCACTCAGTGGCAGCTCTACTGTAATAGCCTACCAAAGGTATCTGCTGCTGCAagaatgtttatgttttccagTTCTGCGACTGTGGCTGTGGGTGCTGCTGCACCCCTAGGTGTTAAAGACAAGGTAGGTGAATTTCTCCTGCTTGGTTTTGACGCTGAAGTTGTAGTGTCCAATGCGGTTCCTTTGGTAGTAGAAAAGGCAGACAAAACCAATGATGAAGAAGAGCGACAGGCCGATTCCAAGACAGGACAGTCCAACAATATGAAGAGTGTTATATTGCTGCTCCAAGGGCTCTGCGAGAATAAGTGTCAGGttaaagcattaaaaacatgcagtgaaaaggaaaacaagaggATTCATCTGAAAATGGCATTGAAAGTCACTACTTTTAACAACAAAATGGTGAAGGGATTATTTAAAACACTGTGACTTCTAGGAGTACTGGCTCTTATTACAAATTCTTTCTTTCAGCACATTTGCAAAAAGCTGAAACTTCAATTTAACTCATGAGTCTATCATCTTCAAATGCctcaaatatatttaatcaaGTTCAGGGGCTTTTGAAATGCATGGAGCCCCAGCCCCAAATATGCATATTGAGGCCACGAAATGCTATTGCGTGGCCACGAGATACGATTCGTTGGCACGTTTTAATGAACTTGTGGCCACGAGATAAGTGTATGTAGAGGGAGCCGCTTGGAGGGCTTACACAGCCGATGCGCAAAGACAGATCTCTCTCCACAGCCTTCATGACGGGAGGAAAGGGCCTCAGCCAGGGCTCAAAGTGTAATATTTAACTGATCTGTTCTGTCATTCTCTTATCCCCCTTACTTTAAGCCCCACAGCAAAGCAAGGACACATTTAGACTGTAAAAAATCTACTAACTTTGTTCACTTTCCTACCCAGTGCTGAAAAGGGACAGATGACATCATTCTGAATATTAAGTAGCCATGTGCTTCTGAGAGCCtggcttattattattcagGATGACGTCATCAAACCACTTTTCGGTGTGTTAACCTCCCTCTAGCTGTAAACCATACACAGCTGTTTATCTTCTAACGCTGCTCTCAGGTGCAGCCAGTTGCACTGATTGTAGTGGAAGCTAGTGTTGCAGTGTCCGCTCCGAGCGCTCTGCGTACGTTATGTGTTCCCAGGAGCATGAGCACATCATGCGAGAGTTGCTCTCCCAGCTGGACAGCTCAGTCCTACACTTTCCAGTGACAGGCCAGCGTTTGTGGGTTTGAACTGGAGGCTTGGAAAGGCTGTTAACACAGGCGCTCCATTAGTAGATTTTTTACAGTCTAAATGTGTCCTTGCTTTGCTGTGGGGCTTAAAGTAAGGGGGATAAGAGAATGACAGAACAGATCAGTTAAATATTACACTTTGAGCCCTGGCTGAGGCCTTTTCCTCCCGTCATGAAGGCTGTGGAGAGAGATCTGTCGTCGCGCATCGGCTGTGTAAGCCCTCCAAGTGGCTCTCTCTACATACACTTATCTCGTGGCAATAGCATTTCGTGGCctcaatatacatattttttaatctgCGATCCTTCCAGGGCTCtgtagaaatgtgtgttttccagcAAGCTACTTAAACTTGCCTCTCTCCCAGACTGATGATAGAGACAGCAGTGCTTCTGCTAACATACAACAGCTAGGTGGCctattcaaattttaaaatgaagagaCACTCAAGCTTATTCTGGGTTCTGAAGACCTTGATAGCTGTTCTACTTCTAAAACTGGCCAGTAGCAGAGTAGAAGCTGAAGTGCCATGGTTACTTCAGCTGGAATTAAATCTCATTTTTGACTCAAATTTAAGCACAGCAGAGGCATGTCGCTAGAAAATATGTCTTTTCTAACAGAACCACACACCACAGAAGAGTGAAACGTTTTATagtagatatttttattttgtgtataagCACTCACCGTCATCTGTCCTCAGTAGAGGCCCGAAAGAACCCAAAGCTGTTCCAATTGTGTTAGAAGACCGAGCTGTTCTTTGTTGACAGTCCTGCAAGAATACACCAGCAAAGATGATAAAGGAGAAAATTCTAATCTCTTCTTCAATATTCGAACAACTAGATGCTTCAGTCAGAGCGGGGGATAACAGTAATTTTAGATTCATCCACTCTATAGAAGTATTGAGAAATAAGTGAGAGAAAAGGCATTTTTTATAGAAGCTGCAAGTTTGTGTTGGATTTTTGAGAACAGCATGTACTCACAGGCACACAGGTACTCGATCCAATCTGCACGCAGATGTGGACCTGGCAGTGCAGATAGAGCACATTCAGGTTGACGAAGGAGAATATCTGTACAGACACACGTGATGTGCTGGAGTTCCCGTTGATCAACACTTTGGTGTATGTGTTCAGGGAACAGCTGCGGAGAGGAGATGAGCAACTGAGAAAGTGACGCAGCCATTTCTTTTTTAGTCCTTGTCTGCATCTGATATGGTTGTAAATTGCGTCTAAACTGATAATCAAATGACAATCCGAAACAATATTCAATCGTCAGTTTCAGGTTGTAATAAAACagaactttcatttcattgctaCAAACAGTCTAAGCTGCTGTGACTCAATCGATGATACCATCAGGTGACGCGTTTTGGAACCAGCCACTGAAATTGAGTTACTTACTGCACTGACTAATTGTGCAGAGTTGTTCCTTTTCAGTGATCATGTAAGTGACATCATCACCACATTCCATCTCTCTGCTGTTCATCTTCAGGACAAGCTCCAAACTGCACTGCACAACAGTGTACAAGGAAGATCAACTTTGAGGGCTGCTTGTCctttgaaggaatagttcaacattttgggaaatacacttcttcactttcttgccgagagtttgatgagaagatgataccactctcatgtggGCCTatgtttgttaaatatgaagctacagccaggagatggtatggttagcttagcttagcttagcttagcttagcgtaaatTGATTGGACTGGAAATTGATGCTTCCAGTAACAAAACCcgcccaccagcacctctaaatctcactaatgAATATGTTATTTGTTCACGGTGACAGCAAGACTCCAGTTAGTCACTgcttgtatggattaaacaaacaagatataatgtgttaattagtgaggcgctggtaggcggattttgttacgttcggacagagctaggctagctgtttccccctgattccagtctctatgctaagctaagctaaccaactgctCAATTTAATTCTTGTTCATTTCTCGTGATATTAGCATAATTATCTCCCTTCTTGACAAAACAACCCTTTGTTTTGTCAAGATAATTATGCCGTTATGACGAGAAAACAACATTGTACTAACTCATGATCTCAAGATAGcggacaaaataaatgtatttctacCAGGGCGGTTCTTGGCTCCTGTACAAACCTATTGAATatatagatttgtttttaaatcaaacatcaatatattaatatatgctCATCAAGTGACCCCATGTGGGGCCCCGACCCCAAGGTTGAGATATTCTGGagtagtggtaatattattGGTAGCGGTAATAGTATTAGTAAAATAATTAGTTATAGCTGTAATCAAAGTGAGAGAAAATTATTTAACACGTTTGTTTcgaactgttgtttttgttacgAGTACGTTCACACAGAACGCGAATATTACACGGCGATGAAGCGACGTCATTGTTATTCGGAACGAGGTCGATTTGTCTGAGTTTCCGCACGGTGAATCAAGGCATCAACCAATGAACGGACGTCACGTCACAACGCCTAATGACGGACCCGTTTGATTTAGTTTTGTCCAAAGAAGAGCAGGCCGCTTTTTAACTGTTAATGATATAGAGGGGATTTCTGCAGCAGCCGCGCAGTGAAAGCTGGTcccagtgagggagagagactcCACCTGGAGGTCTGAACAGGAACAGCTCCAACCCCAAGTGAGTTTTAGTACGAGCTGGCGCGAATCTTTTATTGAACAAGTGTCGCAACTGTTCGGGTCGCTGCCGGTAGGAATAGTTTTGATGCGAAATATTCGCAGGCGAGTACTTCCCATTTTCGTGCGGTTTATTCGTCACGCCCCTGGTGTGTAAAGGCCTAAAGAGTCAATGTATTAGTTATAATAGGCAGCTGAAATACTAATAGTAATAGACGTAGTGATAGTGCTGTAGGTAGAAGCAGACCTGTTCTCCAGGAAGATGTAGCTGTAGTGGTCTACAGGGTTTGGGGTGGGAGTGGCCCAGCATTTGTCGATGACTACTTTAATCTGCACCGAGGAGATGTTGAGGCTGACCTCCACCACCACAGCCTCCTCAGGGGACAAGCTGTAGTTGTGGGGCAGAGGTATTGTACCGTTCATCAGCTGCACTGTCACCTGGAACGACCCCGAGCCCACGATGGCATCATTGATAATGTTATACCTGGAGAGACAAAACATAtctataaaaatacaacaggaacacaaaaaggttcaaataaaatctgcctgccaacacctctaaagctcgctAATTAAgttttatctcatttgtttcatctgtacaaaaaccaaagtgtgaaaaacaacaggttgttgttttatggtgggaccagttgccaggcaacaagcAGAGACTCCAGGGAGTTACTGGTGAGCTAGGTtacttagtgagctttagaggtgctgaggCAGATTTtgctacctttggacagagccaggctagctgtcccCCCTGTTcccaggctttatgctaagctaagctaaccgtctgctgGCTCCAgttacatatttactgtacagacacgTTGAGTGGTTTCagtcttctcatccaactctctgCAAGAGAGCTCAAAATGTTTGATGTGCTAATATTTCAGGCAAAAGTAAAAGCCTACTCTACGTGTGTGTTTCACTCTAATGCTTGATGTCTAATAATGCTGATAATAATGATGCCCTTTCCCCGGGCCATAAGCACACTTAACTCCGATAAGTATAgaatgacccccccccccaatatgACTGGCTTTCTAGAGCAAACCTGGATCTTGTGCAATAATCACAGTTATTCTAGTGCAATATGTACACAAATATTAAGGCaaattacattgtatttatttgttttatttattattttagaaCCTGTGTTGTTGGTTGTGGTTGTTTGCTTGGCTgaggttgttttgttgtttttgtgtctttaaacGCACTGATACAATAAAACGCACATTTCGTTGTATCCTGTACAATGACAACAAAGGCTCTCTATTTCTATTCTGAATCAATGAGATCAGGATTTCACCGGCAATTTTCAAAGTGCAAACTGTTACATAATACAGATCTATAGTGTAGCTGCTGCTTTAAGAACTACATGTTCATTATATGAGTTAGCAGTGACAAAGTTCTATATCTGTTTATCGTATTTCTTTGGATGCATGTCAACTGCTTCTACTGCTCTGTGGctcttttgaaaaatgctaAAGCATGCTGAGTATCATGGCAGCAAGTGAAGCGTACCCCATGGAGCTGAAGTCAGCAGAGATAAGCATGCTCTTCCTGTAGGTACACATGATGGGAACCTCCAGTCGTACTCTGGGTACCTCCACAGTTCCACTGGGTGAGGTGTACGGCTCCATGGTGTTGAACAAGGTTACAGATGCCGTGTAGTAGGTCTCATTCTAAAATACCAGATGTCGCAAGCGGTTTGGGTTATTTTTAGAGTTAATGCACTTCAGTTATAGAGACTAAATACTGGCAGGCATAGTGTCTACGAAACATATAAGAACATAGGAAAAAGCAAAAGTTTCCCAAATGCAACACtttttcagaagaaaaaaaaaaactcacatgCACAAGCCTAGTCACACACTCATTCCAGGCCACGGTCAGCTGGGCATGGGTGGCATTGCCTCCGTTGACGCCACACTCTGGCAAGCCCAAGTATAGGGCGCTCTCCCTGATCTTGGTCCTCAGAAGAAAATCCCTGAGAACTGTCACAGTGATGGCAGCAACCCTGCACTGGACTGTGATGGCCCCTGGCATAGAGGCATTGGTGGCAGATCTCAGGGCAGTAGTGCTAGTTGTAGGAGTTGTAATGGTGGTAGTGGGGTTGGTAACAGTGGTTGTAGGGGTAAAAGTCGTGGATGTCATtgcagtggtggtggttgttggggcagtggtggtggttgttggggcagtggtggtggttgttgggGCAGTAGTGGTGATTGAAGGggcagtggtggtggttgttgggGCAGTGGTGGTGATTGAAGGggcagtggtggtggttgttgggGCAGTGGTGGTGATTGAAGGAGCAGTAGTGGTGGTTGTTGGggcagtggtggtggttgttgggGCAGTGGTGGTGATTGAAGGggcagtggtggtggttgttgggGCAGTAGTGGTGATTGAAGGAGCAGTAGTGGTGGTTGTTGGggcagtggtggtggttgttgggGCAGTGGTGGTGATTGAAGGAGCAGTAGTGGTGGTTGTTGGggcagtggtggtggttgttgggGCAGTAGTGGTGATTGAAGGGGGCAGTAGTGGTGGTTGTTGGGGCAGTAGTGGTGATTGAaggagcagtagcagtagtggtGGTTGTTGGGGCAGTGGTGGTGATTGGTTGTTGGGGCAGTAGTGAAGGAGCAGTAGTGGTGGTTGTTGGGGCAGTGGTGGTGATTGAAGGAGCAGTAGTGGTGGTTGTTGGggcagtggtggtggttgttgggGCAGTAGTGGTGGTTGTTGGGGCAGTAGTGGTGCTTGTAGGGGCAGTAATAGTTGTTGTTGGGGCAGTAGTGGTGGTTGTTGGGGCAGTAGTGATGGTTGTTGGGGTAGTAGTGGTGCTTGTAGGGGCAGTAATAGTTGTTGTTGGGGCAGTAGTGGTGGTTGTTGGGGCAGTAGTGGTGGTTGTTGGGGCAGTAGTGGTGCTTGTAGGGGCAGTAATAGTTGTTGTTGGGGCAGTAGTGGTGGTTGTTGGGGCAGTAGTGGTGCTTGTAGGGGCAGTAATAGTTGTTGTTGGGGTAGTAGTGGTGGTTGTTGGGGCAGTAATAGTTGTTGTTGGGGTAGTAGTGGTGGTTGTTGGGGCAGTAGTGGTGGTTGTTGGGGTAGTAGTGGTGATTGCAGGGGCAGTAATTTCACTTGTTGATATAATGACTGGAGTAGTGGTTATAGTCATTAAAGCTGGATCACTGGTTAGGGGTGTTATTTGAGAGAAAGGGGTAGAAAATACTGAGGTTGTCAGTGGTGGTGTCGTTGTCTCAAAGGTAGCGATTGCTGCACAAGACAAAACACTCTGGTCACAAAATGCAAAGATATTCTGTTATTATTAAGTGCATATAATCTGTGTAAAATTCATCTTTTCCACTACCACAGTGAGACCGTACCTTGACAGGCTCGTCCAGGCCTTTCTGGGTTGTTGTCTATAAATCCATCAAGGCAAACACATGTGTAGGAGGCCCAGGTGTTTGTACATGTAGCCCACTGGGAACAGTCATTTTCCCCTGAAGCACATTCATTGAAATCtacaaaaagcaaaatatttggCTCAATAAGTCAGGCTTTATGTTGTTCTTTAGTATTGCACTGTAGGTTCCGGGCTTGCAAATTGTTTCTACTTGAtaaccaaacacaaataaacctctgcattacattttagtttgtTGACACTTGCTTGAATTTAGCAAATCTCTTGATTGCTTTTTGATACAGAGAATGTTATAGCTTTATCATggcacaaaacagaaagaaactgCTGTTCTTCATGCACAAAGAGTTGTAAAAATTCAAATTTCCTTTAaaattatttctattcttttaatttgcatttcaaTGTtattatgctgttttttttctttttatgatttAAATGCATTATGTAAAACACTTACTTGCCTTTGTGTATTAATTGttgtatacaaataaacttgccttgcctatttttcaaaaaaatagtGAAAGGCAAAAAGACCAACACATTTGTAGTCCTTATTTTACATCTGTGTCATTGTGGTCAGCACTTAAAGGTGTACTCCAGCAATTTTGTGTTGCACTACCACAAAGtagggggactcacaagagtcctatttaaaaatggtcaaaactgaagcagcagaggcggAGATAGGTTGTCTTTTAGGCCATGGTATGGGTCGAGATTCAAAAACGTTGCATCCTAcaattcccacaatgcaacttcaTAGCATCATTTGGTATACCCTCCTTGCCTCATAAAGCCCTACGTCTTTCAAACTTCTGCATCCAGTTTGTAACAAAGGCTTTCTGACAAGAATTTGAGCCCAAACCAACTTGGAAAGCTCCTTTCAGAGACACAGAAGATACTATTtaactgttttcacaagctgAGTAGTACTATCCCTGAGTAACTAAACTAATcttgtcgtagaaaaggtttcagtcgtagtcatctggacactgttttcagaatcaagacgtttcgactcccatccggaagtcattccacaattgagaatgacttccagatgggagcagaaacgtcttgattctgaaaacagtgtccagatgactacgactgaaaccttttctacgatagaacactactggacgaatgagggactacaccgtctaaactaatcttgatgtgtaaaatcaaacTAAGACTTTGCTTCTTTGTAGCACTTCTTAGGAGTTTTATACCTACCAGCCCTGGTTACATAAAACACATTGTTATAACAGAGAATAGAAAGAGACATACCATATATGCTTGTGTTGTTTTCATCCA includes:
- the umodl1 gene encoding uromodulin-like 1 encodes the protein MSWMLSIWVVAALLAFCGGQNTVHEGNSLSGYHLCVRNETRIVSFLAMHKVPYTVTKPCGGWLLWKTCTVTLYRMTHQTEYKTVMEQVTRCCDGYVQVGRYCALPVNRSGEFTAKPGSCPTADGLYPGSEDCEWDLDCPGWQKCCQRLGRSHCSDPASSANYSENGGYRLNATVTVKTDYHQLMSKHRGHLNHTRLLQAMVTGALQSQVSVYFLNSWPVHPYRTATSLLIDCNFTLSLYNVTSKLHLLLKHIQEVSSVTVEDVDECAQSALHQCSPQADCNNTVGSYHCACHQGYIDVDPSSPGAHCTAYARVSTTTEPPLTYLPPMNTTYTLASNITQNPPDNSTMGIFNSTETSMAATLSNTSSVPYNSSHAPQWTSSAPYTSMSSAVESPLPTTTCSPPSITSLWSANVTGTSFCVYWSSQFQTNQTYHVVLSKGSEVIRFVGTSQTTIEVRGLQPGELYSVTVTPHACGSQGDATHISVKTDAQTLDATTRLTNIQFTADLQNTSSWAYKNLTESIMEEIYQFLSPEMRAMVDSGQVRIEIRSFSPGSVVVNFIITFTSSQGQHISNVSTALLYSLMNSTKYTMDENNTSIYDFNECASGENDCSQWATCTNTWASYTCVCLDGFIDNNPERPGRACQAIATFETTTPPLTTSVFSTPFSQITPLTSDPALMTITTTPVIISTSEITAPAITTTTPTTTTTAPTTTTTTPTTTITAPTTTTTTPTTTITAPTSTTTAPTTTTTAPTTTITAPTSTTTAPTTTTTAPTTTTTAPTTTITAPTSTTTTPTTITTAPTTTTTAPTTTITAPTSTTTAPTTTTTAPTTTTTAPTTTTTAPSITTTAPTTTTTAPSITTTAPTTTTTAPTTTTTAPSITTTAPTTTTTAPSITTTAPTTTTTAPSITTTAPTTTTTAPTTTTTAPTTTTTAMTSTTFTPTTTVTNPTTTITTPTTSTTALRSATNASMPGAITVQCRVAAITVTVLRDFLLRTKIRESALYLGLPECGVNGGNATHAQLTVAWNECVTRLVHNETYYTASVTLFNTMEPYTSPSGTVEVPRVRLEVPIMCTYRKSMLISADFSSMGYNIINDAIVGSGSFQVTVQLMNGTIPLPHNYSLSPEEAVVVEVSLNISSVQIKVVIDKCWATPTPNPVDHYSYIFLENSCSLNTYTKVLINGNSSTSRVSVQIFSFVNLNVLYLHCQVHICVQIGSSTCVPDCQQRTARSSNTIGTALGSFGPLLRTDDEPLEQQYNTLHIVGLSCLGIGLSLFFIIGFVCLFYYQRNRIGHYNFSVKTKQEKFTYLVFNT